The Amycolatopsis sp. NBC_01480 genome segment GTGGAAGCAGATCACCGCAGCATCATCCCGGTTCGCGCAGTACCAGGAGAAAACGGACCGCGAACTGCCGATCATCCGCCTGACGCCCCAGTACTGACCTCGCTCGCAATCAGGTCCCGCGCGGTCGGCGCCAAATCCGTCAAACTGATACACGCCACGAAAAACAAGGAAGGACGCAGAGGTTCACCATGTCCGAGCTGCGGGGTCCTGCAGGAAAGAACGTTGTCGTCACGGGTGGCGCCAAGGGGCAGTGCTACCGCCACGTGCTCGCGTTCCCGGCCAAGGCCGTCGAGGAGCGCGGTGTGCGTTGTCGCCAAGCGCCGCGCATCGCCGCATGAGCGCCGCCGATGTCCACATCGACCTGCGTGGCCGGATCGCGCTCGTCACCGGAGGTACCGGAGGGATGGGCCGGGTCATCACGACCGAATTGGCCCGGGCCGGCGCTCACGTCGTCATCACCAGCAGGGACCACCAGCGCGGAGACGATCTGCGCCGCCGAATCGCGGCCGAGGTGGGTGCCGACCGGGTAGAGGTGCTGACCGCAGATCTCTCCTCCCGCGCCGACCTGTTCCGGGTCGCCGCCGGGTTCTCGGCCCGGCACGACGCTCTGCACATGCTCATCAACAATGCCGGTGCGCATTACCGGCACCGATGGCTGACCGTCGACGGCGTCGAAGCGCATCTGGCGGTCAACCACCTCGCCGGGTTCGGCCTTACCCACCTCCTGCGTGACCGCATCCGGGCAGACCCCCCGGCCCGTGTGGTCAACGTCGTCTCGGCGGCGATGTCCAACGTCCGCCTGCCGCCGTTCGGCCGGCCGCGTCCGGTTCCGCTCGACCTCGGCGGCGTTGCCGACGTGCGCGAACTCAATCCGGCCAAGGGGTTTACCCCGTTCGCCGCCTACGCCAGGGCCAAACTGCTGGCCACCATCTGCGGCTACGAATTCGCCGACCGGTGGCGGGACGAAGGCGTGACCGTGAACGCCGTGCACCCGGGAATCGTCAGCACCGGCATCGTCGACGACATCCTGCCCACCGGGCTCGCACCGTTCCGCTCGCTGATCCACCGGCGGCTGCTGACCCCCGAGCAGGGCGCCTCGGCAGCGCTACGCCTGGCCACCGACCTCAGCCTCGCCACCGCGTCCGGCCGCTACTACATGCGCGACCAGGAAACGCGTACCCCCAACATCTCCTACGACCCGGTCACACGCGCTGCGGCTTGGCAACTCAGCCTCAACTGGGTCACAGCGGCAGACTGACCTATCCCATCAGATCGCTACCACTGGTCAGGCACCTTGGTGTCCGCTGTGGACAAAGGAGTAGTCGATGCGACATCTTGCAGAGGTAGGAAAAGCGCGGCCGGTCGCCATCGGGACCCGGCCGGTGATGAGGGAAAGGGGCGCCGGAGAGTGAGAATCCTGTTCAGCTCCGTCCCCTCGGCAGGGCACCTGCTTCCACTGCTTCCGCTGGCCGACGCCGCAGCCGGCGCCGGCCACGAGACGGCCTTTCTGTCCGCCCCGGACATGGCCCGCCACCTCGGCGACCGAACCCTGCTGCTCGCCGGACCCGAGGGCTCCGCCATCCTCGCGGAAACAGAACGGCGTACCGGTGGTGGGGACGCCAGGCATCCGGGCGAAGCCGCCGTCGAGCACTTCGCCGGGGCACGGGTCGACCTCACCTACGACGAGGCACTGACCCAGGCCCGCCGGTTCGCCCCCGCGCTGATGGTGTGTGAGGCGCTCGACTTCGTCGGTCCGATGGTCGCCTCCGCGCTCGACATCCCCTGGGCGGCCCTCACTGCCACAGCACCACTGCCCGCACCGCTCGCCGAGGCCATGCGGGAACGAGCCGATACCCAGCACACCGCCCGCGGGGTGCGTCCCCGCGAGCGCCTCGCGCTCATCGACCCGCTGCCGGACGCGCTGCGCACGACCGGTGAGCAGAAACCGCCGGACAGCATTGCGGTACGCCCTGTCGCACACCGAGGAGAACACGACGAGGGCGCGCGGCCGCGGCCGGCGAGCGGAACACCGCTTGTGCTCGTAACCGCGGGCACCACCGTCCGAGAGCCGGAACTGCTGGCCGGTCTGGTCGCCTCGGTCACCGACGCCGGATACGAGGTGGCGGTCACGGTGGATCCCGGCACGCTCCCGGAGGATCCACGGGTCCACCAGGTGGGCTTCGTACCGCTCGCCCGGCTCCTGCCCACGGTCGAGGCGGTCGTGGGCACCGCCGGGCTCGGCACCGTTCTGGCGACGCTCGCCGGCGGGCTGCCCACCGTGCTGCGGCCGGTATTGGCTGACCAGCCGTGGAACGCCCAGCTGGTCGCCAAAAGCGGCGCGGGCATCGCCATCGAGGACCCCGCCGAAGCAGGCTGGGCGGTGCGGACCGTCCTGTCGGACCCTGCCTACCGCGCCGCCGCCCAGGCGGCGTCCGACTCGATCCGAGCAATGCCCTCCCCTGCGGCCGTTTTCGAGGAACTCCTGGTCCGGGCAGGCCTGTCCGCACGCATGTGACCGCTTCGCCGCAATCAGCCCACCGCACCACACACCGGCAGGACCGTGCGTCGAACCGCGGCGCCTGCCCGGCGGGAACGCGGCCGCTTTCCTCGTCATTCGGTTCCGCCGAAGTCCGGGCATGCTCACCGCGGTGCTCGAGGTGTTCAACGGGTCGCCGGTGGCGGGAGTCGCGATGCGCTGCGGGGCATCGCGACAGTCGATTCTCGGTGTTCAAGCCAGCGGCAGCACCGCCTGCTCGGCTCGGTGATGAGCGGCCGGGACGTGGACGACTGCACCCGCTTCACCTGGAACGCGGCAGGGCGCCGGTTGCCGCTCGGCCGCGCGGTTACGACGCGGACGCGGCGCGGTCCGGGCGGCGGCCGGCGACGAGTACCGGGCCGCCTCGCACCGTGGGGATCTGGCGCAGGTCCCGGAATCCGAGGTCGCCCAGCGCCTGGCTCATCCGCCGGGAGGTCAGCGCGCTGCCGCCGTTGCGTGCCGCGGTCCAGTCGGCGACGGCCGCGAGCAGCGGCTCGCGCGGTGCCGGGTTGGTGCCGGCCACCAGCCATCCTCCGTGGGTGAGGGCGGCCGCCACGTGCGGAAGACAGGCGCTCAACACGGCGTCGGAGAGGAACGGCGCGGGCAGCCAGATCAGATCGTAGAGATCCCGTTCGCGCACATCGACGACGTCCTGATGCCGCACCTCGACTCGGTCGGCGGATCCGGGTCCTGCCTTGTCCAGTTCCCGGCGGGCCAGCCGGATCGCCCGCGCCAGGCTGTCAATCCCGGTCACGTGGACGTGCGGCAGGTTCTGGGCCAGCGCGAGGGCGAGCGCCGCGGTCCCGCTGCCGATGTCCAGAATGCGGCTGCCCGGGGTGGCGAGCCTCTCTGCGAGTCCCCGCAGAGAGGGAACGAGACGGGTGGCGAGCGCGTGCCCGGTGCCCGCGGAGGCGCGTCCCTGATCGATCAGTACGTCGTCGCTCTGCGCGTCCCACCCCGTCACGGCCTCGCCGGCGGCGGCGGCGACCGCCTGCCGCATCGAGCTGAGCCGGGCGGACGCCATGCTGGAGGAGGTGGGGCCGAACTGCAACACGGGGGCGGCGGTAACCCTGTCCCCGTCCCGTCGCACCACGCCGGCTGCCTCCAGCACCGCGGTACGCGCCGGGTCCGCCGCGAGAGCCTCCTCCAACGAGTCCGTCCCGGCCTCCCGCAAAGTCGCGACCACGGCGGCCAGCGCCCACACCTGACCTTCCAGCAGGGCCACCGGATCACTCTGCTCGACGTCGTCGTTCATGCCTCACCCCTCGTTTGAAAGCCCGCGTTGCGTGGCAGCCACGCTTCCCATCGCCGGAATCGTCCGTCCAACCACGAGTAAGTCAGTTAATCTTACTATATCAAGGAGTGGTCTAGGCCTGCTGACACCCCCAGATCAACTCACCACTCGTCGCCCATGCCGGTCCCAGCTCCCACACCCATTTACTCCCAAGAGGTTCACGCCCAACATCAACACTGCCGACCCCCCGGTGCGACCTCGCGCTTGTTGTCGCCGGTGCCGCCGTACAGCCATGGTAGTAAATCTATATGACCGGTTTGTCAGGGCGAGCAGTTGCCTGATCAGCTCAGGCCCGAACGCCTGCGACGGGCCGAGGAGAAGCCAGAACCTTGTGCCGTTCCCCGGATTGGTGGATCTCACCGCCGCCGTCGCGGTTCAGGCGAAGGCCGCGGCGTGCTCGGTGATGAAGGTGCGCAGGCTCCGCGGCGCGATGCCGGTGAGTGTCGCCACGTCGCTGGTCAGCCAGGCCGCGTCGCCGTCGGCGATCAGCCCGAACGCCTGGGCGTTCGAGGTTGCCACGGCCTCGGGAACACCGGCCCGGATCATCGCGGCCCGATGCTCGTCCGGGCGAAGCCGGCGGTACTCGATCGCGTGTCCCAGCGTGGCGGAGAGTTCTTTCGCGACGTCGGTGTATGTGATCAGGTCGGGGCCGGTCAGCCAGTAGGTGCGGCCCGCGTGCGCGTCCGGCGAGGTGGCGACCGCGGTCGCGGCGGCGGCGACATCCCGGCCGTCGACCATGCCGACCTGCCCCTCGCCGGCCGACATCGCGAAACCCCGGGTCTGCTGGACCACCGGTGCCAGGGCGAGCAGATTCTGCAGGTACGCGTTGGGCCGCAGCAGGGTGGAGGTCAGGCCGGTGGCCGCCAGGTGTGCCTCGATCCGCGCCTGCCCCCGCCGTCGGTCGACCGGGGAATCGGCCGACGCCTTGCTGGTGATCTTGACGACGTGGGTCACGCCCTGCCGGACGGCGCTGTCGATGACCGCGATCTCCTGGGCCGGCACGGCCGGGCTCACCAGAATGACGGTGTCGATGCCGTCCAGGGCCACGTCCAGCGTGTCCGGCCGGTCGAAATCGCCGATGACGATCTCGATCTCGTCGGCGAGGTCATCGCGGTGCGCCACCCGGGACGGGTCACGGACCAACGCCCGGGTGGGCTGGTGCCCCGCGGACAGCAGCCGCACGGCTTCCGATCCGACCGTGCCGGTCGCGCCGGTAACCAGAATCATGATGTTCCCCTCGAATGTGTCGACTGTGGACGGACCGGGACGAGCGGACGGTCAGAGCGTGGCGACCCGGCCCGCGTCCACGGCGAGAACGGCGCCGGTGATCGGCCGGGCCTCCTCGCCGGCGAGGTAGGCGATGACGCGGGCGACCTCGTCGGGTTCGTTCGCCCGGCCCAGCGGACTGGCCGCCGCGAGAGTGTCGAGCAGGTCGCCCATGCCCTGCGTGACCTCCGTGCGGCTGGGTCCGAGCGCGACCGCGTTGACGCGGACACCGGCCGGACCGAACTCGGCCGCCCACGAGCGGGTCAACGCCTCCAGCGCCGCCTTGCTCGCACCGTACGCAGCCATACCCGCGGCGCCCCGGGCGGCGACCATGGTGGAGACGTTCACGATGGCCCCACGCCCCCGTGCGGCCATCGGCGGAGCCAGCGCCGCAGTGAGGAAGAACGGGGCCTGGACGTTCACCGCGACCATCGCCTCGAAGCCCGCCTTGGTGGTCTCAGCGGTCGGGCCCAACTCCCAGTAGCCGGCGTTGTTGACCAGCACGTCCACCTCACCGGCCTCGGCGGCCAGGCGACGCACATCCGCGGGTGCGGTGAGATCGGCGCGGATGAAGCGCCCGCCGGTCTCGGCGGCGACCTCCTGTCCCCGGGCCTCGTCGCGGCCGGTGACGATCACCGTGGCCCCGCGTTTGCCGAACAGGTGCGCGGTCGCCCGGCCGATGCCCGACGTTCCACCCGTGATCAGCACCGTTGTCAACTCAGCACTCACTCGCTGCTCCTCCATGGATTGGATCTGCCTATCCAATCTAAGAGCGGTAGGATTGGATAGTCAAGTCCAGTCTTGGAGGGGTTCGTGTCGACACGCGCGGCGTCGCAAGAGGCGCCCAGTACGCGGAAGGGGCGCGCGACGCGCGAGCGGATCGTCGCGGCCGCGGCCGATCTCATGTACCGCCACGGCGTGGTGGGCACCAGCACCCCCGCGGTCCGCGATGCCGCCGGGGTCAGCTCGTCGCAGATCTATCACTACTTCGCCGACAAGGACGACCTCACCCGCGCGGTCATCGCGTTCCAGTCCGAGGCGATCCTGTCTCACCAGGCGCCGTTGCTGGCCAGGCTCGACAGCGTCGAGGCACTGCGGTCCTGGCGCGAGGTGGTGGTCGACGCCGCCCGCCGGCAGAACGGGGCCGGGGGTTGTCCGCTGGGCAGCCTGTCCAGCGAACTGTCCGACGGCCATCCGTGGGCGCGCAACGCTCTGGCCGCCAGCTTCACCGCGTGGTCCGAGGCGATTCGCACCGGCCTGACCGCGATGGTCGACAACGGCACCCTGCGGCCGGAGACCGACGCCACCGCGCTGTCCCTCGCGCTGCTGGCGGCGGTGCAGGGCGGCCTGGTGCTCGCGCAAGCCCAGCACACCACCGACGCCCTCGAAGCCGGCCTGGACGCCGTGATCGCCCATATCCACGACCACGCCGCACGGCCGGCCTGAACGCGCGGTTCGGCGTTACCCGATCTGCCCGGAACGTCTGCGCCCTCGACCTGGCCGAGATCGACGGCGACGAATCCGTCGCCCGCACTGTCTTCGCCGCCTGACAGCGCCGCTCCGGGCAGGCGGCGGTGACAGCCCCCGGAGATACCGCTGGACCTTGGCGCCGCGTCGCCGTTGGGAACGTCCGCACCTGCCGCTGGTCCGGCGTTTGGCCGACCAGCGGTCAGGTCGAGCGGCATGTGTCGTGGGCTCAGGCATGGCGATCGAGCCGGGAGATCCACCCGATTGCCACGCAGCGCCCCGCGCAACGACGGTGGCCCGCGTCGCAGCCACCGGTTCGTCCCTGCCTTGCTGGTGCGGCGGCCGTCGGGCGATGTTCGCGATCCTCGTCAGCCTCGACCGGTTTCGACCAGGGCACGCTGGACCGGGCTTTGACGGCATCTGGTCAGGACCAGATGCCGATCTTCCTGCTCGGCATCGCAGGCATGGGCATCCCACCCGTCGGCACCGGACTCGCCGTCCGCCTCACCCCCACCCTCGCCGCAGCACTCTCCGCCTCGGCCTTCAACGGCGGCACCGCCCTCGGCACCTGGCTCGGCGCAACAACACTCGGCTCCTCGCTCGGCGTCGTGGCCCCAGTGATCGTCGGGATCGTCATGGCCGCGCTCGGGCGCTCACACTCCTCGCGATGGCCGCAACACGCGTCACGAAATCCGCAGAGCCCACGAATCCGGCAAAGCGCCCGTCGTTGCGTTACCAGTGCAGCCGGCTACAAACGGGGCTCCAGCACCGACGTGGTGCCGGACTGGCCCTGGGCACACGACGGCACTGGCGCATCCCCCGACATCTTCCGGCTCAACGCCCACCTCACCCGCACGACGAGCACCGCTGCCCCCGATGCCTGGCGCCGCCCCGTCGCCATGGCCCTCGACGGCCTTCATGCCTCCTCAGCCACGCCGCTGCCGTTGGGACCCGAGAGTGTCGCAAACCCTCCCTGCTCTTCTCGCCGACGACGCCATCGCTCCGTGACGCCAGGGAATCGGAGACATCCCCACGCGTTCGGGCGACGTTGCCGACGGCGACAACCATGCCCGGAAATCGGCCACTCCAAAACCTTCTGAGGCGCGACGCTCGGAGTGACCACCCCTAGCCCAGCTTGACACTTCCGAACCTGGTCACCGAGGGCCTATCCATCGCCGGGTCCCCGCTGGCTGCCAGCGCCGGCATCCTCCTCGAGCTGGAGAACGCGCTGTATGACCCGGCGGCCTGGGCGTGAGGTGCGACGCTGTTACCACGGGGATATCGGCCGCACCCCCACCCGACGGCCTTCCTCGCCCAGCAGGTGCCCCATCCGTTTCTCCGTGCGCAGCCCCACGATCCGGTCCCTGAGCGACATCGCCGGGACGCGTTCACTGATCGCGGCTTCCAAGCGTTGGGCATCGGCCGGATTGCGGACCCACAGAGTCGCGAAGATGTTCGCCCGGCCCGTTACAGCGGCGACCAGCCGGCATTCTGGCAAGGCCGCGAGCCCGCGGCAGATTGAGTCCAGCCCCGACGCCGGAGCACTGCCCAGCAGCGACACCGGGATCGGCCGTCCGGCAAGGGAATGTGCGACGTCGCAACGGAAAGCGACCACCCCGGCGGTGCTCAGCCGCGTGATGCGGCGCCGCACCGTGGCAGTGCTGACACCCGCCCGGTGCGCGAGCTCGACCCACGCCAGGCGGCCGTCGCGTACCAGTTCGTCCAGCAGCGCGTGATCGACGGCGTCGAGCCCGACCGGTTGCGGCACCGGCATCGACCGCTCGTGTGCGAGCGCGGCCACCTGCGTCGCGTCCAGCGACCGCAGCCGCCACCGCGTGCCCTCGAAGTACACCGACGTGATCAGGATGGCCTCCGTCGACACGATGCCCTCGACCTGATCCAGCTCCTCGGTGAGGACCCGGCCGAGCTCGCGCAGATCGGACGCGAACACGTCGCACAGCAGGTCGGTGCTGCCCAGCGTCGTCTCGATCGTGACGACCTCCGGCCGTTCGACGAGCCATGCCGTGACGCGGTCGCGGGCACCGGGCCGGCAGCGGATCGTGGCGAACGCGCTGCAGATGCCCAGCGACGAGTCGCGCCCCGGCACCGCGGCGACCCAGGCGAGCCCGGCGCCGGACAGCCGCGCCCACCGTCGCGCCAGCGTGCTCGCCGTCGCGCCGAGCGGTCCGGCGAGCTCAGCCCAGGCC includes the following:
- a CDS encoding Lrp/AsnC family transcriptional regulator, with translation MATLNSRESAVQRASVLESVTELDLALVHALQVRPRAAWAELAGPLGATASTLARRWARLSGAGLAWVAAVPGRDSSLGICSAFATIRCRPGARDRVTAWLVERPEVVTIETTLGSTDLLCDVFASDLRELGRVLTEELDQVEGIVSTEAILITSVYFEGTRWRLRSLDATQVAALAHERSMPVPQPVGLDAVDHALLDELVRDGRLAWVELAHRAGVSTATVRRRITRLSTAGVVAFRCDVAHSLAGRPIPVSLLGSAPASGLDSICRGLAALPECRLVAAVTGRANIFATLWVRNPADAQRLEAAISERVPAMSLRDRIVGLRTEKRMGHLLGEEGRRVGVRPISPW
- a CDS encoding SAM-dependent methyltransferase, with translation MNDDVEQSDPVALLEGQVWALAAVVATLREAGTDSLEEALAADPARTAVLEAAGVVRRDGDRVTAAPVLQFGPTSSSMASARLSSMRQAVAAAAGEAVTGWDAQSDDVLIDQGRASAGTGHALATRLVPSLRGLAERLATPGSRILDIGSGTAALALALAQNLPHVHVTGIDSLARAIRLARRELDKAGPGSADRVEVRHQDVVDVRERDLYDLIWLPAPFLSDAVLSACLPHVAAALTHGGWLVAGTNPAPREPLLAAVADWTAARNGGSALTSRRMSQALGDLGFRDLRQIPTVRGGPVLVAGRRPDRAASAS
- a CDS encoding SDR family NAD(P)-dependent oxidoreductase translates to MSAELTTVLITGGTSGIGRATAHLFGKRGATVIVTGRDEARGQEVAAETGGRFIRADLTAPADVRRLAAEAGEVDVLVNNAGYWELGPTAETTKAGFEAMVAVNVQAPFFLTAALAPPMAARGRGAIVNVSTMVAARGAAGMAAYGASKAALEALTRSWAAEFGPAGVRVNAVALGPSRTEVTQGMGDLLDTLAAASPLGRANEPDEVARVIAYLAGEEARPITGAVLAVDAGRVATL
- a CDS encoding TetR/AcrR family transcriptional regulator, translating into MSTRAASQEAPSTRKGRATRERIVAAAADLMYRHGVVGTSTPAVRDAAGVSSSQIYHYFADKDDLTRAVIAFQSEAILSHQAPLLARLDSVEALRSWREVVVDAARRQNGAGGCPLGSLSSELSDGHPWARNALAASFTAWSEAIRTGLTAMVDNGTLRPETDATALSLALLAAVQGGLVLAQAQHTTDALEAGLDAVIAHIHDHAARPA
- a CDS encoding SDR family NAD(P)-dependent oxidoreductase, with the translated sequence MSAADVHIDLRGRIALVTGGTGGMGRVITTELARAGAHVVITSRDHQRGDDLRRRIAAEVGADRVEVLTADLSSRADLFRVAAGFSARHDALHMLINNAGAHYRHRWLTVDGVEAHLAVNHLAGFGLTHLLRDRIRADPPARVVNVVSAAMSNVRLPPFGRPRPVPLDLGGVADVRELNPAKGFTPFAAYARAKLLATICGYEFADRWRDEGVTVNAVHPGIVSTGIVDDILPTGLAPFRSLIHRRLLTPEQGASAALRLATDLSLATASGRYYMRDQETRTPNISYDPVTRAAAWQLSLNWVTAAD
- a CDS encoding glycosyltransferase, whose translation is MRILFSSVPSAGHLLPLLPLADAAAGAGHETAFLSAPDMARHLGDRTLLLAGPEGSAILAETERRTGGGDARHPGEAAVEHFAGARVDLTYDEALTQARRFAPALMVCEALDFVGPMVASALDIPWAALTATAPLPAPLAEAMRERADTQHTARGVRPRERLALIDPLPDALRTTGEQKPPDSIAVRPVAHRGEHDEGARPRPASGTPLVLVTAGTTVREPELLAGLVASVTDAGYEVAVTVDPGTLPEDPRVHQVGFVPLARLLPTVEAVVGTAGLGTVLATLAGGLPTVLRPVLADQPWNAQLVAKSGAGIAIEDPAEAGWAVRTVLSDPAYRAAAQAASDSIRAMPSPAAVFEELLVRAGLSARM
- a CDS encoding NmrA family NAD(P)-binding protein encodes the protein MILVTGATGTVGSEAVRLLSAGHQPTRALVRDPSRVAHRDDLADEIEIVIGDFDRPDTLDVALDGIDTVILVSPAVPAQEIAVIDSAVRQGVTHVVKITSKASADSPVDRRRGQARIEAHLAATGLTSTLLRPNAYLQNLLALAPVVQQTRGFAMSAGEGQVGMVDGRDVAAAATAVATSPDAHAGRTYWLTGPDLITYTDVAKELSATLGHAIEYRRLRPDEHRAAMIRAGVPEAVATSNAQAFGLIADGDAAWLTSDVATLTGIAPRSLRTFITEHAAAFA